In the genome of Myxococcus stipitatus, one region contains:
- a CDS encoding mannosyltransferase, with translation MSASTPVIPSADSTPTRLPDDPGPGVTRKPSVAALWSLAVVALLPAVVAVVQLGRIHPDEVYQALEPAYWRVHGYGVLAWEWRDGIRNWAVPGVLAGFLKLASWLGISDPQGYRALTALPQLALHAWSLWAVYRFAARRAGSAGGWLAVMLVGLYGPVVVFAGRTLSESFSTSFLLVAMEALDRREREVRAGLLGGGALGLAVVTRYPSAIFVLVALLWLLAMRRWRMFLFTCLGGLVVAAGLGLLDHLTWGSPFHSFIAYVRFNVLSGDAAARFGADPPRFYLKPLLSAVPVWAWGAVPLALVAAKRKWEVSLPLMCAALYVAALLKTAHKEERFLYPALVLGVLAAAPVVAGFILTQARRELRWGLSAVALGLGAASASFFPPFDLRGDEFRAIVASTRREGATGVLIVAEGLWGAGGFFYLGREIPWLTCDWPRDEAFQVAMRERRFNRVITIDDRTLPELEAAGFRTVERFGRQSLLVRD, from the coding sequence GTGTCAGCCTCCACACCCGTCATCCCCAGCGCCGACTCCACTCCCACCAGGCTCCCCGATGACCCGGGGCCCGGCGTGACTCGAAAGCCCTCCGTCGCGGCGCTCTGGAGCCTCGCTGTCGTGGCGCTCCTGCCCGCCGTGGTGGCCGTGGTGCAGCTGGGCCGTATCCACCCCGACGAGGTGTACCAGGCCCTGGAGCCCGCGTACTGGCGCGTCCACGGCTACGGCGTGTTGGCGTGGGAGTGGCGCGATGGCATTCGCAACTGGGCTGTACCTGGCGTCCTGGCCGGATTCCTCAAGCTGGCCTCCTGGTTGGGCATCAGCGATCCGCAGGGCTATCGCGCGCTGACGGCCCTGCCGCAGCTCGCCCTGCACGCCTGGAGCCTGTGGGCCGTGTACCGCTTCGCCGCTCGGAGGGCGGGGAGCGCGGGGGGCTGGCTGGCCGTCATGCTGGTGGGGCTGTATGGGCCCGTGGTCGTCTTCGCGGGGCGCACCCTGTCGGAGTCCTTCTCCACGTCCTTCCTCCTGGTGGCCATGGAGGCCCTGGACCGGCGCGAGCGAGAGGTGAGGGCGGGGCTCCTGGGGGGCGGGGCGCTGGGGCTGGCCGTGGTGACGCGCTATCCGTCCGCCATCTTCGTCCTCGTGGCGCTCCTGTGGCTGCTGGCGATGCGCCGCTGGAGGATGTTCCTCTTCACGTGCCTGGGCGGACTGGTGGTGGCGGCGGGGCTGGGGCTCCTGGACCACCTCACCTGGGGCAGCCCCTTCCATTCCTTCATCGCCTACGTCCGCTTCAATGTCCTGTCCGGTGACGCGGCGGCGCGCTTCGGAGCGGACCCGCCGCGCTTCTACCTGAAGCCCCTGCTGTCGGCCGTGCCCGTCTGGGCGTGGGGCGCGGTGCCGCTGGCCCTCGTGGCGGCGAAGCGGAAGTGGGAGGTGTCGCTGCCGCTGATGTGCGCGGCGCTCTACGTGGCCGCGCTGCTGAAGACGGCGCACAAGGAGGAGCGCTTCCTCTACCCGGCGCTGGTCCTGGGGGTGCTCGCCGCCGCGCCGGTGGTGGCTGGCTTCATCCTCACACAGGCTCGCCGGGAGCTCCGGTGGGGACTGTCCGCGGTGGCCCTGGGGCTCGGGGCGGCCTCCGCCTCCTTCTTCCCGCCCTTCGACCTTCGGGGGGACGAGTTCCGCGCCATCGTCGCGTCCACCCGGAGGGAAGGCGCCACGGGCGTGCTCATCGTCGCCGAGGGACTCTGGGGCGCCGGCGGGTTCTTCTACCTGGGCAGGGAAATCCCCTGGCTCACCTGCGACTGGCCTCGCGACGAGGCCTTCCAGGTGGCCATGAGGGAGCGCCGCTTCAACCGCGTCATCACCATCGATGACCGGACGCTCCCGGAGCTCGAGGCGGCGGGCTTCCGCACCGTCGAGCGCTTCGGCCGCCAGTCGCTGCTCGTGCGCGACTGA
- the tadA gene encoding tRNA adenosine(34) deaminase TadA, with protein MSDDEAFMQQALALAREAATLGEVPVGAVAVHDGNIIGTGFNRREMDRNPFAHAEVLALDAARKHLGVWRLTGVTLYVTLEPCAMCAGALVQSRVTRLVFGAMDPKAGAVGSLYNLAEEPRHNHRLQVASGILAEDSRILLKSFFERLRAKRRDN; from the coding sequence ATGAGTGACGACGAAGCTTTCATGCAGCAGGCGCTCGCGCTCGCGCGGGAAGCCGCGACACTCGGAGAGGTCCCTGTCGGTGCGGTGGCGGTCCATGATGGAAACATCATCGGAACGGGTTTCAACCGCAGAGAGATGGATCGCAATCCCTTCGCCCATGCCGAAGTCCTCGCGTTGGATGCAGCGCGAAAGCATCTGGGTGTCTGGAGATTGACGGGCGTCACCCTGTACGTGACGTTGGAACCGTGTGCCATGTGCGCCGGTGCGCTCGTACAGTCCCGGGTGACGCGCCTTGTCTTTGGCGCCATGGACCCGAAGGCCGGCGCGGTCGGTTCTCTCTACAATCTCGCTGAAGAGCCTCGGCACAATCACCGGCTCCAGGTCGCGAGTGGTATCCTGGCTGAAGACAGCAGGATTCTTCTAAAGTCGTTCTTCGAGCGGTTGCGCGCGAAGCGACGAGACAATTGA
- the serS gene encoding serine--tRNA ligase, whose protein sequence is MLDLRNVAQNFDAVVARLKTRGGNLDLGPFQRLFAERRELYVSMESLAARRNAANEEMKKKAKEDPKALDALRGDLRAVSQDIKEKENRLKEVEEEINGILLLIPNTPHDSVPVGASADDNVQVSIWGEKPHLPFTPRQHFELGEKLGMLDFERAAKVSGSRFTFYKGALARLERALVTFMIDVHTQKGYTELLPPYLVLRETMMGTGQLPKFEDDAFKTLGDPERFLIPTAEVPVTNYHSDEILEGDTLPVRYCAFSPCFRAEAGAAGKDTRGLIRQHQFHKVEMVKFAHPDKSLDELESMTDDACDILRRLGLHHRVMLLCTGDMGFAARKTYDIEVWLPGQNAYREISSCSDCGDFQARRAKIRFRGQKGDKPQLLHTLNGSGLAVGRTSIAILENYQRDDGTVAIPEVLWPYMGGLKELKPL, encoded by the coding sequence ATGCTGGACCTCCGGAACGTTGCGCAGAACTTCGATGCGGTCGTCGCTCGCCTGAAGACGCGGGGCGGCAACCTGGACCTGGGCCCCTTCCAGCGCCTCTTCGCCGAGCGCCGTGAGCTGTACGTCTCCATGGAGTCGCTGGCCGCGCGCCGCAACGCCGCCAACGAGGAGATGAAGAAGAAGGCCAAGGAAGACCCCAAGGCGCTGGACGCCCTGCGCGGGGACCTCCGAGCCGTCTCCCAGGACATCAAGGAGAAGGAGAACCGGCTCAAGGAGGTGGAGGAGGAGATCAACGGCATCCTCCTGCTCATCCCCAACACGCCCCACGACTCCGTCCCCGTGGGCGCGAGCGCCGACGACAACGTCCAGGTGAGCATCTGGGGCGAGAAGCCCCACCTCCCCTTCACGCCCCGGCAGCACTTCGAGCTGGGGGAGAAGCTGGGCATGCTCGACTTCGAGCGCGCCGCGAAGGTCTCCGGCAGCCGCTTCACCTTCTACAAGGGCGCGCTGGCGCGGCTGGAGCGGGCACTCGTCACGTTCATGATCGATGTGCACACCCAGAAGGGCTACACGGAGCTGCTCCCGCCCTACCTGGTGCTGCGCGAGACGATGATGGGCACCGGCCAGCTGCCCAAGTTCGAGGACGACGCCTTCAAGACGCTGGGCGACCCCGAGCGATTCCTCATCCCCACCGCCGAAGTGCCCGTCACCAATTACCACTCGGACGAAATCCTCGAGGGTGACACGCTGCCGGTGCGCTACTGCGCCTTCAGCCCGTGCTTCCGCGCGGAGGCGGGCGCCGCCGGCAAGGACACCCGCGGCCTCATCCGCCAGCACCAGTTCCACAAGGTGGAGATGGTGAAGTTCGCGCACCCGGACAAGAGCCTGGACGAGCTGGAGTCCATGACGGACGACGCCTGCGACATCCTCCGGCGCCTGGGCCTGCACCACCGGGTCATGCTCCTGTGCACCGGCGACATGGGCTTCGCGGCCCGCAAGACGTACGACATCGAGGTCTGGCTGCCGGGCCAGAACGCCTACCGGGAGATCTCCTCCTGCTCGGACTGCGGCGACTTCCAGGCCCGCCGCGCGAAGATTCGCTTCCGGGGACAGAAGGGCGACAAGCCCCAGCTCCTCCACACCCTCAACGGCAGCGGGCTCGCCGTGGGCCGCACCTCCATTGCCATCCTGGAGAACTACCAGCGTGACGACGGTACCGTGGCCATCCCGGAGGTCCTCTGGCCCTATATGGGCGGCCTGAAGGAGCTCAAGCCGCTGTAG